The following proteins come from a genomic window of Lolium rigidum isolate FL_2022 chromosome 5, APGP_CSIRO_Lrig_0.1, whole genome shotgun sequence:
- the LOC124653702 gene encoding isocitrate dehydrogenase [NAD] regulatory subunit 1, mitochondrial-like yields the protein MTKLCYERIAKYAFEYAYLDNRKKVTAVHKANIMKLADGLFLESCREVATKYPCIQYSEIIVDNCCMQLVAKPEQFDVMVTPNLYCNLVSNIAAGNVGQYHAVFEQGASAGNVGNDKIVQQKKANPVALFLSSAMMLRHLQFPSFADRLESAVKRVIAEGKYRTKDLGGTSTTQEVTEAVISKIG from the exons ATGACGAAGTTATGCTATGAAAGGATTGCCAAGTATGCTTTTGAGTATGC GTACCTTGACAACAGAAAAAAAGTGACAGCGGTGCATAAGGCAAACATCATGAAGCTTGCTGATGGTTTGTTCTTGGAATCTTGCCGTGAGGTTGCTACGAAGTATCCTTGCATTCAATATAGTGAAATCATTGTGGACAACTGCTGTATGCAACTTGTTGCAAAGCCTGAACAATTTGATGTTATG GTTACCCCAAATCTGTATTGCAATCTGGTGTCTAATATAGCTGCAG GTAATGTTGGCCAGTACCATGCCGTTTTCGAGCAGGGTGCTTCTGCAGGAAATGTTGGAAATGACAAGATTGTGCAGCAGAAAAAAGCTAACCCTGTTGCTTTGTTTCTCTCGTCCGCGATGATGCTGAGGCATTTGCAGTTCCCGTCATTCGCGGACCGGCTGGAGTCAGCAGTGAAGCGTGTCATCGCAGAAGGGAAATACAGGACCAAGGATTTGGGCGGCACCAGCACCACCCAGGAAGTCACAGAAGCGGTGATTTCCAAGATTGGTTAA
- the LOC124656123 gene encoding uncharacterized protein LOC124656123 codes for MASHIDFRYLDEGLGGARGKRKRREEEAAAESMDVDAEVPRPSKLRAVPSLSDPSKPAGFGQPTYDGVIAGRVSGRSWKEPRTRRSSALMVSRKPVPLEQRVRDKSLKRAYQARKAELKEEIRQNKAAKRTRRQEREKLKKENVLRTGSKLQKVTNPKTIQKIAKSKKRHQLKVVSDEIFGKKKSEDARRMQVPGLEN; via the coding sequence ATGGCTTCGCACATCGACTTCCGCTACCTCGACGAGGGcctcggcggcgcgcgcggcaagCGCAAGcgccgggaggaggaggcggccgccgAGTCCATGGACGTCGACGCCGAGGTCCCCCGTCCATCCAAGCTCCGCGCCGTCCCCTCCCTCTCCGACCCCTCCAAGCCGGCGGGCTTCGGGCAGCCCACCTACGACGGCGTCATCGCCGGGCGCGTCTCGGGGCGGAGCTGGAAGGAGCCCCGCACGCGCCGCTCGTCCGCGCTCATGGTCTCCCGGAAGCCCGTGCCGCTGGAGCAGCGCGTGCGCGACAAGTCCCTCAAGAGGGCGTACCAGGCGCGCAAGGCGGAGCTCAAGGAGGAGATCCGCCAGAACAAGGCCGCCAAGCGCACCAGGCGGCAGGAGCGGGAGAAGCTCAAGAAGGAGAACGTCCTGCGCACCGGCTCCAAGCTGCAGAAGGTGACCAACCCCAAGACCATCCAGAAGATCGCCAAGTCCAAGAAGCGTCACCAGCTCaaggtcgtctccgacgagatctttGGCAAGAAGAAGTCGGAGGACGCCCGCCGTATGCAGGTGCCTGGCTTGGAGAACTGA